GTCTACGAACGCTTCGGCGACCGCACGACCATCGACGACCACGGCTATGTCGTGGAAGCAGCCAGTACCCGGGCCGAAACGGTCTCGATCATGTTGCCCTTCCGCTCCCGAGGCGCGACCATCGCCGCTCTCCTTCGCGCGGTCGTGGCCGGACGGCCACTGCGTCTGGGGATGCCCAACCTCTCGCCGGAAGTGCTGGCTGTTGTTGAGGCGGTGCGGACGGCTGGCTGGCAGTGCCGAGTCAGTGAGGCGCTTCTTGCTCTCGCGCCGCCTTTGGCCGCTCCCATGGAGACCATCGTCTGGCGGGTGCCCGGGGACAAGATCGAGGCCGGGACCTTGGCCTGCGCGGTCGCGGTCACAGGCGGCGACGCACGCATCTGCGGTGTACGCGGTGACGATGTTGTCCCCTTGGTCAGGGCCTTGCGATGGCTCGGGGTTCCTGCCGATATGGAGGACGACGTGCTTACGGTCCAAGCGACCGGCGTCCGTCCCACGAGCCGGTCTCTGCGGGCCATTGCTTCCCTCGCCCCTAGTGGCCTGGATGCCGACTTCGAGCCGTCCCTGATGGCCTTGGCCCTCACCCGTCCCGGCACTCATCTCTTCTCCGACACGATCAACCCCGGCCGCCACGGCAACCTGGTGCCACAGCTGGCCCGTCTCGGTGCCGTGATCCACGAGCTGTCGCCGACCAAGTGCCGTCTCACCGGTCCGCAGCAGTTGACCGGAACTGGCGTGGAGGCTACCGACATCCGCACGGGTTCCGCCCTGCTCATCGCTGGTCTGACAGCGCACGGCGTCACCACCCTGGGCGGCCTCGACCAGCTCCGACGCGGCCACGCCGACCTTCCCACCAAGCTGTACGCCCTCGGCGCCGACATCTGCGAGGTCACGCCATGAACCGGCACTTACGGCGAATCATCGCCACGACGGACGTCCACTCCGCCTTCGCCTCCTCCGCACCGATGCTCGCCTATCTCCACGCCGCCAGGGCCGAGAGCCTGATCGTGGACTGCGGCGACTTCTTCGAAGGCAGCGGCTTCTACCGCCTCGGCCACGGGCAGATCGAGCGCGAGATCCTGACCAGCCTGTACGACCTGTTGGCCCCCGGGAATCACGGTTGGCGGCATCATTTCGAGCCGGGGCTGCGCGAGATGACCGTGTGCGCTAACACGACCGACGACGACGGCAATCCACTCTTCGACCGCGTACGCCTCAAGCGGATCGCCGGCCGACGCGTCGCCGTCACCGCAGTGATCGGTACTCAGGCATTCACCGCGATCCCCGTCGGCGACCGCATCGGTCACCACGTCACCGATCCTGCTCAGGCCCTGCGCGAGGCGATGCTCGAGCACCACCACCGTGCCGACGCCTGGATCGTGCTGTCCCACTCCGGCTTCGACGAGGACCTGAAGCTGGCCGCTGCCTGCCCCTTCGCGGACGTCATCTTCGCCGGGCACTGCCACAGCGACACGTACGGCCCCGTACCCGTCGGCGACACCCTCGTGGTCAAAGGACGCGAACTCGGCATCGGATACGCCACCGCAGAGCCCGTCGGAACCGGCTGGGCCGCCCGTACGGGCACCTTCCCCAGCTCTCACGGGCTGCCCGAGGACCTCGCCACGGTGCAGGACAAGATCGCACTCGTCGGCCGGACGCTCGCCAGCCCGCTCGGCATCGTGAACGAGCCCTACCGCAACGCCCCGTTGGACCGGCGCCAGTTGCTGGCAGAGGTTGCCGACCGACTGCACTCGGGCCTCGGCGCGGACGCGGTCGTCCTCAACGAGACTGCCCTGCGTTCCACGCCGCTCGGCGAAGTGCTCACCCTCGGCGACCTGCTGACCATCGAGCCCTTCGACAACCAACTCGTCCACGCTCGCCTCCCCGACGACCCCACCCAGGACCACGAGCAGTTGCTCGGCCACCTCACCGACCGTGTCGGTCCTCTGGCCATCGCTCCCA
The DNA window shown above is from Streptomyces akebiae and carries:
- a CDS encoding UDP-N-acetylglucosamine 1-carboxyvinyltransferase is translated as MVAIRPGSPLTGSVTVDGSKNAALPLLAAAAALHRPVHVGNVPANADVETMLALLQQAGWHTARPVSDLHTAAILPSDKPQAGSDLDIAARIRASYYLVPALLGTYGRACLPWPGGCRIGVRGMEQHFKVYERFGDRTTIDDHGYVVEAASTRAETVSIMLPFRSRGATIAALLRAVVAGRPLRLGMPNLSPEVLAVVEAVRTAGWQCRVSEALLALAPPLAAPMETIVWRVPGDKIEAGTLACAVAVTGGDARICGVRGDDVVPLVRALRWLGVPADMEDDVLTVQATGVRPTSRSLRAIASLAPSGLDADFEPSLMALALTRPGTHLFSDTINPGRHGNLVPQLARLGAVIHELSPTKCRLTGPQQLTGTGVEATDIRTGSALLIAGLTAHGVTTLGGLDQLRRGHADLPTKLYALGADICEVTP
- a CDS encoding bifunctional UDP-sugar hydrolase/5'-nucleotidase, translating into MNRHLRRIIATTDVHSAFASSAPMLAYLHAARAESLIVDCGDFFEGSGFYRLGHGQIEREILTSLYDLLAPGNHGWRHHFEPGLREMTVCANTTDDDGNPLFDRVRLKRIAGRRVAVTAVIGTQAFTAIPVGDRIGHHVTDPAQALREAMLEHHHRADAWIVLSHSGFDEDLKLAAACPFADVIFAGHCHSDTYGPVPVGDTLVVKGRELGIGYATAEPVGTGWAARTGTFPSSHGLPEDLATVQDKIALVGRTLASPLGIVNEPYRNAPLDRRQLLAEVADRLHSGLGADAVVLNETALRSTPLGEVLTLGDLLTIEPFDNQLVHARLPDDPTQDHEQLLGHLTDRVGPLAIAPTPLCPATRSVLTTDYLADSHLGGRTHQAGLRLGQAVRSVLLTPLAGADDTAAGGEQ